CAAGAAAGCACCCAAGGCGCTGCAGAAGTGGCAAGCGCAGGCGGAATCCGCCGCCAAGCAATCCCGCCGCACCCGCATCCCACATGTTTCCGGCCCGCTGACCACCCCGCAGCTGGTGCATTACCTGCAACAATCAGAGAAATTCGACAGTACTCCGCTTATTTATGTCCTGCATGAAGACGCGATGGACTCCATCAAGTCCGTGAAGTTGGTTCATGATGAGCCAACTTCACAGGCGGATGTGGTTCTGCTCATTGGTCCTGAAGGTGGCATCGGTGCAGATGAACTCGACGCACTGAAAGCAGCCGGCGCTCACCCGGTGAAGTTAGGTCCAGAGGTTCTGCGGACGGCATCGGCAGGCATGGTGGCTTTGGCCGCCATCGGGGTACGCACAAATCGATGGTAAGGAGCGCTGGTAGATTGAACAACGTGGCTATCATTACAAAGAAGTTTGACGTGGACTCTGCCTACACCAGCTCTGTGCTGGGACCGGCTGATGACAACCTTCGCGTGCTCAACAACCTCTTGGACGCGGACCTGTTTGCCCGTGGCAACACCGTCACGGTTACCGGACCGGACTTTGAAGTAGCGCGCGCAAAGAAGGCTTTGGAAGAACTCGAAGCCATAGCGCGCCGCGGACATGCGGTGACCCCGGATACGGTCAAGCACACCATTGACATGATTGCCGTGGACGCCCCGGAGACGGTTTCCCAGGCCCTGGCGGCAGATATTGTGTCCCGTCGCGGCAAGCGCGTGCGCCCAAAGACCGTGGGCCAAACCGAGTATGTGCAGGCGATTGATGACAACACCATTGTCTTTGGCATTGGTCCCGCCGGTACCGGTAAGACCTATCTGGCGGTGGCAAAGGCAGTGCAGGCACTGCAGAACAAGCAGGTCAGCCGGATTATCCTGACCCGCCCGGCCGTTGAGGCGGGGGAGAAGCTGGGCTTTTTGCCGGGCACCTTGAATGACAAGATTGACCCTTATCTGCGCCCGCTGTATGACGCCTTGCGCGACATGATGGAAGCAGAAATGATTCCTAAGCTCATGGACGCCGGCATTATTGAGGTAGCACCGCTGGCGTATATGCGTGGCCGGACCTTGAATGACGCGTTCGTCATCTTGGACGAGGCACAAAACACCACCGCGGCGCAGATGAAGATGTTTTTGACCCGTCTGGGTTTTGGTTCCAAGATTGTGGTCACCGGTGATATCTCCCAGGTCGACCTGCCAAGCGGGCAGGTGTCTGGCCTGCGCCTGGTGCGTAACATCTTGAACAATATTGAGGACGTGCATTTTGCGGACCTGCGCGCCAGCGACGTTGTGCGCCATCAGCTGGTGGGCCGGATTGTCAGCGCTTATGACACTTATGACGCTCAAGCGAAGGACATGAATTAATGAGCATCGAATTTTTCAACGAGTCCGGTTTCGACGGTGTCAATGAGGAAATGCTCATTGACGTCGCCTCCTTCGCCCTAGGCGCGATGGATGTCAGCCCTGATGTGGAGCTGACCATGACGTGTGTGGATCTAGAGACCATTGAGGAACTACACGTGCGCTGGATGGATCTGGAAGGTCCAACTGATGTGATGAGCTTCCCGATGGATGAGCTGACCCCCGGTGCGATGAGCCCACGTCCGGATTCTCCGGAAGCTGGTCCTGCGATGCTGGGCGATATTGTGCTGTGCCCGGCTTTCGCGGAGCGCCAAGCACAAGCTGCCGGTCACTCGCTTTCACATGAGCTGGCGCTGCTGACCACCCACGGCTGCCTGCACTTGCTGGGTTATGACCACGGCACCCCAGCTGAGGAACAAGAGATGTTCGCACTTCAAAATGAGCTGCTCGCCGACTGGTATGACTCCCTGGCCAAGCGTGGTTTGACTTTCCAGCCGAAGCCGTCAGGGCCGAAGGCGTTTCCATCCGCAGCCGACCGCGAAACCCTGGACGAGCAGATTGATACCGACTTCAACTAGCTTGAGCTAGTTCAGCAAGAATGAAAACTCCACGCTAGTTTCTGGCTGAAATGGTGGCGGGAGTAACATGATGGGCATGAATATCCTGTCGATCCAGTCGCACGTTTCATTTGGCCATGTCGGTAACTCTGCAGCTGTCTTCCCGCTGCAGCGTATCGGCCACGAGGTATGGCCCGTGCACACCGTCAACTTCTCCAACCACACCGGCTACGGTGATTGGGGCGGCCCGCTGGTTTCTGCTGAAGATGTCACCAGCATCATCGACGGCATTGGCCGCCGCGGTGCTTTTGAAAAGATCAACACCATTGTCTCCGGCTACCAGGGTGG
This region of Corynebacterium casei LMG S-19264 genomic DNA includes:
- the ybeY gene encoding rRNA maturation RNase YbeY, which encodes MSIEFFNESGFDGVNEEMLIDVASFALGAMDVSPDVELTMTCVDLETIEELHVRWMDLEGPTDVMSFPMDELTPGAMSPRPDSPEAGPAMLGDIVLCPAFAERQAQAAGHSLSHELALLTTHGCLHLLGYDHGTPAEEQEMFALQNELLADWYDSLAKRGLTFQPKPSGPKAFPSAADRETLDEQIDTDFN
- a CDS encoding 16S rRNA (uracil(1498)-N(3))-methyltransferase → MSLPAFLHPNLAGVAAGDVISLTGPEGRHAVTVKRTAPGEQVLLIHSPGENAEAYFREHEGLYVEATVQETAGKDELIVRVDTVGQTPAPNPRVTVVQAIPKSERSELAIDLATQAGADEFIAWQSDRCIAKWDAKKAPKALQKWQAQAESAAKQSRRTRIPHVSGPLTTPQLVHYLQQSEKFDSTPLIYVLHEDAMDSIKSVKLVHDEPTSQADVVLLIGPEGGIGADELDALKAAGAHPVKLGPEVLRTASAGMVALAAIGVRTNRW
- a CDS encoding PhoH family protein, giving the protein MVRSAGRLNNVAIITKKFDVDSAYTSSVLGPADDNLRVLNNLLDADLFARGNTVTVTGPDFEVARAKKALEELEAIARRGHAVTPDTVKHTIDMIAVDAPETVSQALAADIVSRRGKRVRPKTVGQTEYVQAIDDNTIVFGIGPAGTGKTYLAVAKAVQALQNKQVSRIILTRPAVEAGEKLGFLPGTLNDKIDPYLRPLYDALRDMMEAEMIPKLMDAGIIEVAPLAYMRGRTLNDAFVILDEAQNTTAAQMKMFLTRLGFGSKIVVTGDISQVDLPSGQVSGLRLVRNILNNIEDVHFADLRASDVVRHQLVGRIVSAYDTYDAQAKDMN